In Sulfurisphaera javensis, a single genomic region encodes these proteins:
- a CDS encoding DUF87 domain-containing protein: MNEDAETIIQDLSKKLEEAENFAYENSSDGKIIGRVTRFETIKLGERNYIGIDIAFSDYYSSNIKNGEYLAIRTIVQPVVVVGQVVSITRSDMLAEFNIREVSYPRDPTTIMTQTFLELKPIAEIEGNEKRPAVSPIDPQSPVFRPKAKLLQEVLGIPEEGIVIGKIYSGGRTIDADVRLDEDTLVHHTLIIGTTGSGKTTLLKNILSQAPSALYFDRQGDFVRYLISKGDEFSVVMPSVRMMVEDIEDVQGGKQATLILASEFSHRYGCQEPISDDIKDGEVILDCNGTIVHLVPYSIKFSKVIDSLHKILPNMSAQARTFWPVIVVNLRKEIKNLINISNKYPQLKSTLTYSKIFDQITPSSLLGETIKLEVNEDIDMAKLTGLPTYITPIKNEHILSINIHSIFENNILSNKLNLAPQTKEAIIRNLRSLSEFGIFNVKGTFDVNFEKLGKKTIVDLSWVLEATASIDAIAIIAYSLLTDFYNYKDSIYKKGGNLELTILALDEAHEYFPQTKDEEAKSTIEGLINRLMRLGRVRKVAVVLATHMPEDLNPLILQLSNTKIVMRNEENVLEKLGFEDYADILLTAQAGLGVIRSIKFSDVVMRTLLP, translated from the coding sequence ATGAACGAAGATGCTGAAACAATAATTCAAGATTTATCTAAAAAACTAGAGGAAGCCGAAAATTTTGCTTATGAGAATAGTTCTGATGGAAAAATTATAGGTAGAGTTACGAGATTTGAGACGATTAAATTAGGTGAAAGGAATTACATAGGTATTGATATTGCTTTTTCTGATTATTATTCAAGTAATATTAAGAATGGAGAGTATTTAGCGATTAGAACCATAGTTCAGCCAGTAGTAGTTGTTGGGCAGGTAGTTTCTATAACAAGATCTGATATGTTAGCAGAGTTTAACATTAGAGAGGTTAGTTATCCTAGAGATCCAACTACTATTATGACTCAGACTTTTCTTGAATTAAAACCTATAGCTGAAATTGAAGGAAACGAAAAGAGACCAGCTGTTTCTCCAATAGATCCTCAATCACCAGTGTTTAGACCAAAAGCTAAGCTCTTACAAGAGGTTTTAGGTATTCCAGAAGAAGGAATAGTTATTGGTAAAATTTACTCTGGTGGTAGGACAATAGATGCAGATGTTAGACTTGATGAAGATACCTTAGTGCATCATACATTAATTATTGGCACTACTGGCTCTGGTAAAACTACTTTACTTAAAAATATTCTTTCTCAAGCTCCTTCAGCACTTTACTTTGATAGACAAGGCGATTTTGTTCGCTATTTGATATCTAAAGGGGATGAATTTAGTGTTGTGATGCCTAGTGTGAGAATGATGGTTGAAGATATTGAAGATGTGCAAGGAGGGAAACAAGCCACATTAATTTTAGCTTCTGAGTTTTCTCATAGGTATGGTTGTCAAGAACCTATATCTGATGATATAAAGGATGGTGAGGTAATTTTAGATTGTAATGGTACGATAGTTCATTTAGTTCCTTATTCAATAAAATTTAGTAAAGTAATTGATTCTCTCCATAAGATATTGCCAAATATGTCTGCACAAGCTAGAACTTTTTGGCCTGTCATAGTAGTGAATTTAAGAAAAGAAATAAAGAATTTAATTAATATTTCTAATAAATATCCTCAGTTAAAGTCCACATTAACATATAGTAAGATATTTGATCAGATCACTCCTTCATCGCTTCTTGGAGAGACTATAAAGTTAGAAGTTAATGAAGATATTGATATGGCTAAACTTACTGGACTTCCTACATATATAACACCAATTAAAAATGAGCATATACTCTCAATCAATATTCATTCAATCTTTGAGAATAATATTCTTTCTAATAAATTAAATCTTGCACCTCAAACTAAGGAGGCAATAATTAGGAATTTGAGAAGTCTAAGTGAGTTTGGAATTTTCAACGTAAAAGGTACTTTTGATGTTAATTTTGAAAAACTAGGCAAGAAAACTATTGTAGACTTGAGCTGGGTATTAGAGGCTACAGCCTCAATAGATGCAATTGCAATTATAGCTTATTCTTTGCTAACTGATTTCTACAATTATAAAGATAGTATATACAAGAAAGGAGGAAATCTGGAGCTAACTATTTTAGCCTTAGATGAGGCTCACGAATATTTCCCACAAACTAAGGATGAAGAAGCTAAGTCTACAATTGAAGGACTAATTAATAGATTAATGAGGCTTGGAAGAGTTAGAAAAGTGGCTGTAGTTCTAGCAACACATATGCCAGAGGATCTTAATCCCCTTATACTTCAACTTTCAAACACAAAAATAGTTATGAGAAATGAGGAAAACGTTTTAGAAAAATTAGGATTTGAAGATTATGCCGATATTTTACTAACAGCACAGGCTGGTTTAGGGGTAATAAGGTCTATAAAGTTCTCAGATGTTGTAATGAGGACATTGCTCCCGTAA
- a CDS encoding serine/threonine-protein kinase, with the protein MKINVNMLYDFIIYSIIFTIIYKHDPTLPIFPNLSFLTIALPLASLLINGLYPNLKTFSIGIVITLLSIIYFWPALSTAAEITGILVFLEIIGLFIFGLIPFVVELILAYALYLSPPPSSTYAVDNIPIILIFILFTAYIRGIALSRKGKLFFEIKIRVRNSPTSKHKPKSSMIRGLIKSSSSSQKSQYKKVLITGLPTQNIKVQVDSYLVDLPIGQEVSIKAQQLIFCPQEINGITYVPNIHITTSDKVRVTYSIGNPSPSNFRKCYIRFRINNYNSDWLLNVDGVVYKLQGNDTYFPLFDKMMINWKASPLGNFKFNPSGGQAFRGDYIVIDTLPTLQPVTFSQATPQQWNANLWVGKNLYGYKIVDFIGEGGNGYVLKGESGGTYYALKILKLEQTIGGTRTQASLSSFDVLFSEGENLKKLSQNPRFVEIYGIYVDRNNIKRILDGDSSIYLQFPPAIVMEFMEGGNLESLIQDRFVYSQYWYDIVKEIIKEVAEGLAYLHSSGYVHLDIKPANIFFSSKLGNSPYEVYQNVKGKVKIGDLGSAVKVGSQVTQITPAYASPDQLEALITGKGASPSMDIFSLGVTLYKMLTMSYSPIGDLLDQAFTLYANGDIQGALNLINQAKSQLPIIPPSNIPREFQETIIRATDPNPLKRITAKDILAILQ; encoded by the coding sequence ATGAAAATTAATGTTAATATGCTTTACGATTTTATTATATATTCAATTATTTTCACAATAATATATAAACACGATCCCACATTACCAATATTTCCTAATCTCTCTTTCCTCACAATAGCTCTTCCTTTAGCTTCTTTACTTATTAATGGACTTTACCCCAACTTAAAGACTTTCAGTATTGGTATAGTTATTACTTTGTTAAGCATAATATATTTCTGGCCTGCTTTATCTACTGCTGCTGAAATAACTGGAATATTAGTTTTTCTTGAAATTATTGGTTTATTCATATTTGGTCTTATTCCATTCGTAGTCGAATTAATTTTAGCTTATGCCCTTTATCTTTCACCTCCACCTTCTTCTACTTACGCTGTAGATAATATTCCAATAATTCTCATATTCATCTTATTTACAGCATATATTAGGGGAATTGCCCTTTCTAGGAAAGGAAAACTTTTCTTTGAAATCAAAATAAGAGTAAGAAATTCTCCTACTTCGAAACATAAACCAAAAAGCTCCATGATAAGAGGCTTAATAAAAAGCTCTTCTTCATCACAAAAAAGTCAATACAAAAAAGTCTTAATAACTGGTTTGCCTACGCAAAATATAAAAGTTCAGGTTGATAGTTATCTTGTGGATTTACCAATAGGGCAAGAAGTTTCTATTAAAGCCCAACAATTAATCTTTTGCCCACAAGAGATCAATGGAATTACTTATGTTCCAAACATACACATTACGACTAGTGACAAGGTTAGAGTAACTTATAGCATAGGAAATCCAAGCCCCTCAAATTTTAGAAAATGTTATATAAGATTTCGAATAAATAACTACAACAGCGATTGGTTATTAAACGTAGATGGAGTAGTTTATAAGCTTCAAGGGAATGATACTTATTTTCCTTTATTTGATAAAATGATGATTAATTGGAAAGCTAGTCCTTTGGGTAACTTCAAATTTAATCCTAGCGGGGGGCAAGCGTTTAGAGGAGATTATATAGTTATTGATACTTTACCAACACTTCAACCTGTTACATTTTCTCAAGCTACTCCACAGCAATGGAATGCTAATTTATGGGTTGGTAAGAATTTGTATGGGTATAAGATAGTTGATTTTATTGGCGAGGGTGGTAATGGTTATGTATTAAAAGGAGAAAGTGGTGGTACTTATTACGCTTTAAAAATTCTTAAACTTGAACAGACTATTGGTGGTACTAGAACTCAAGCTAGTTTATCCTCATTTGACGTTTTATTCTCAGAAGGTGAAAATTTGAAAAAATTATCTCAAAATCCACGGTTTGTTGAAATTTATGGAATTTATGTAGATAGAAATAATATTAAGAGAATTTTAGACGGAGATTCTTCAATATATTTGCAATTTCCTCCAGCAATTGTAATGGAATTCATGGAGGGAGGAAACCTTGAATCCTTAATTCAAGATAGATTCGTTTATTCTCAGTACTGGTACGATATAGTTAAAGAAATAATTAAGGAAGTTGCTGAAGGACTTGCATATTTGCATTCTTCTGGATACGTTCATCTTGACATAAAACCAGCAAATATCTTCTTTTCCTCTAAGCTAGGAAATTCTCCTTATGAAGTCTATCAAAATGTAAAGGGAAAAGTGAAAATTGGTGATTTAGGCTCGGCAGTTAAAGTTGGTTCTCAAGTTACACAAATAACTCCAGCTTACGCTTCACCAGATCAATTAGAAGCTTTAATAACAGGAAAAGGGGCTTCACCATCAATGGATATATTTTCTCTTGGTGTTACTTTATACAAGATGTTAACAATGAGTTATAGCCCTATTGGTGACTTATTAGATCAAGCCTTTACTCTTTATGCTAATGGTGATATTCAAGGAGCATTAAATTTAATTAACCAAGCAAAAAGCCAACTTCCTATAATCCCACCATCAAATATTCCCAGAGAATTCCAAGAAACCATAATAAGAGCTACTGATCCTAATCCCTTAAAGAGAATCACTGCAAAAGATATACTTGCGATTTTACAATAG
- the tenA gene encoding thiaminase II: MLSDELWDSISDIYSAILSHPFIRGLTDGSLEEIKFQYYIIQDFLYLREFSKSLAILSAKAERQEDSLLFATHVSHVLEVERSLHQYFISLWKIDPSKAKPSPTNLLYTSYLLSVVYSRPFYEGVSAVLPCYWIYMEVGKELLKKSSPNPLYRRWIETYGGEEYEKGVKSVIKILNSFRLTEEQKEAVKKHFRLASMFEYMFWDMAYKMEKFPFDF; encoded by the coding sequence ATGCTCTCTGATGAACTTTGGGATTCAATTTCAGATATATATTCTGCAATTCTTTCACATCCTTTTATTAGGGGTTTAACCGATGGAAGTTTAGAGGAAATTAAGTTTCAATACTATATCATACAAGACTTTTTGTATTTGAGAGAATTTAGTAAGTCCTTAGCAATCCTTTCCGCAAAGGCTGAAAGGCAAGAAGACTCATTACTTTTTGCTACTCATGTTTCTCATGTTCTAGAAGTTGAAAGAAGTCTTCATCAATATTTTATCTCTTTGTGGAAAATTGATCCAAGTAAAGCTAAGCCATCTCCTACAAATCTTCTTTATACTTCTTATCTTCTTTCTGTAGTATATTCTAGACCTTTTTATGAAGGCGTTTCAGCAGTTTTACCTTGTTACTGGATTTATATGGAAGTTGGAAAAGAACTGCTTAAAAAGAGTTCTCCAAACCCCTTATATAGACGTTGGATTGAAACTTACGGTGGGGAAGAATACGAAAAAGGAGTAAAGTCTGTCATTAAAATTCTTAACTCCTTTAGATTAACTGAAGAACAAAAAGAAGCTGTAAAGAAGCATTTCAGACTAGCTTCTATGTTTGAATATATGTTCTGGGATATGGCATATAAAATGGAAAAATTTCCTTTCGATTTTTAA
- a CDS encoding MFS transporter, giving the protein MDYKSKTLLILSAMLLIVNYVETMVIPALPTIENDFSISSTLAGWITSAYMLVAAATSPLMGKLADTYGKTRMYIISIAFYIVAVALAGFSPNIWVLIAARAIQGVGFSMFPIAIAIITDIYPKERVAFAQSILSATIGIGPALGLLIGSYIVEDLGWPYAFHTAAILSLIIFFISLKYLPHTGTRLKEKVDYIGATLIGVATALVLVYVTEGPTLGWLALDNLWMLVVGLVLYGVFIAYERVISEPLMKLSLFKIRNFAVANIVGLISGIGMFANFIFLVYYSQLPKPYGLGLSIIQSGLLMSPVALGMIIFGPILGRLMPRIGPKPIMILGGILTDLSYLLLLIYRSTPFDVLLDGFISSVGLVAFIIPLVNMVALSLPDQYRTTGMGMNTLLRTLGGSVGPVVATVFMQTYQDPIITMLNNQIYVMGFIPSATAFNYIAIFGMIMMTLALIVALWTKNYKFNVRMRVSAH; this is encoded by the coding sequence ATGGATTATAAATCAAAGACGTTGCTTATACTTTCGGCAATGTTATTAATTGTAAATTATGTTGAAACAATGGTTATTCCAGCTTTACCTACAATAGAGAATGATTTTTCAATATCTTCAACCTTAGCTGGTTGGATCACTTCAGCCTATATGCTAGTAGCTGCAGCTACTTCACCATTAATGGGAAAATTAGCTGATACTTATGGTAAAACTAGGATGTACATAATTTCAATTGCTTTCTATATAGTTGCGGTTGCGTTAGCTGGTTTTTCTCCTAATATTTGGGTTTTAATTGCTGCTAGGGCTATTCAAGGAGTTGGTTTCTCTATGTTCCCTATAGCAATAGCAATAATAACTGATATTTATCCGAAAGAGAGAGTTGCATTTGCCCAATCAATTTTAAGTGCAACAATAGGTATTGGGCCAGCTTTAGGTTTACTTATAGGCTCTTACATAGTTGAAGATTTAGGATGGCCTTATGCTTTTCATACTGCAGCAATACTTTCTCTTATTATCTTTTTCATTTCACTTAAATACCTACCTCATACTGGAACTAGATTAAAAGAAAAGGTGGACTATATAGGTGCAACATTAATTGGCGTTGCTACAGCCTTAGTTTTAGTTTACGTTACTGAAGGTCCAACATTAGGTTGGTTAGCTTTAGATAATTTATGGATGTTAGTCGTTGGCCTTGTACTTTATGGCGTTTTTATCGCTTATGAAAGAGTTATATCGGAACCATTAATGAAATTAAGTTTGTTTAAGATAAGGAACTTTGCTGTTGCTAATATTGTAGGTTTAATTTCTGGAATAGGAATGTTTGCAAATTTCATTTTCTTAGTTTATTATTCTCAGTTACCAAAACCTTATGGTTTAGGTCTTTCAATTATTCAGTCTGGTTTATTAATGTCCCCAGTAGCATTAGGAATGATAATATTTGGTCCAATATTAGGTAGACTTATGCCTAGAATAGGACCAAAGCCTATAATGATATTAGGCGGTATCCTAACTGATCTTTCTTACCTTCTTTTACTTATATACAGAAGTACACCTTTTGATGTTTTATTAGATGGCTTTATTTCGTCTGTTGGTTTAGTGGCATTTATTATACCTTTAGTAAATATGGTCGCATTGTCTTTACCAGACCAATATAGGACTACTGGAATGGGAATGAACACTCTTTTAAGAACTCTAGGTGGTTCAGTGGGTCCAGTTGTTGCAACAGTATTTATGCAAACTTATCAAGATCCCATAATTACTATGCTAAATAATCAGATTTACGTCATGGGGTTTATCCCATCAGCGACAGCATTTAATTATATAGCGATATTTGGAATGATAATGATGACATTAGCGTTAATTGTTGCTTTATGGACTAAGAACTATAAGTTTAATGTAAGAATGAGAGTTTCAGCACACTAA
- a CDS encoding glycosyltransferase 87 family protein translates to MEKRYNLAIRSNFIQLFLAVLYYLSGLYYYYTNITFDIINIILLLLIGLLFFIKINIKYAKLIILTEVLIAPLEYFYFFGRLYLLIIPYIILLLGYKRNENLTYLLIFFVLSTAVLPITTYFGTDEIIIAYYSDHLLLHGLNPYNPQLTKNVFSVYPENTSICGTPYTTGGVVTNLNYPALYILLYLPSYIFSFSPNYIVFFFYLLLPVIVYLRLKEAFPFFISGYMLSYYYLIFSVHGVDDIIWVTFLLLSFLIKNKYLKGVFYGLSVSYKQDPLIFLPFYLIQLKKDSYHFLLASFLTFVLINGYFIFLSPYYFFYDILTPVTANIIQIGSGIDLLSIIGVFYEYPLFYISSQAIILLVGLYFTWKKELKSESTGFVYYIMLFMYRMLYNYISYLPIFTYVEEGGNERRIKRNQKIIIPIAILLILSLALFFHYGFSQYYNTLHIQLLKIYSKDGKVYAMLFNVSFNGEGKIKPFFRIFSSGGLYTGNGLLWESNSTWLEKGESEIVLVYTNYSYLTFTYNSYTIINAYYSYYNAYFTIH, encoded by the coding sequence GTGGAAAAACGATACAATTTAGCTATTCGCTCAAACTTCATTCAGTTGTTTCTTGCTGTACTTTATTACTTATCTGGACTATACTACTATTACACAAATATTACTTTTGACATTATAAACATCATTTTATTATTGCTTATTGGATTACTATTTTTCATCAAAATCAACATAAAATATGCTAAACTAATCATATTGACTGAAGTATTAATAGCACCATTAGAGTATTTTTACTTCTTTGGGAGATTGTATCTTCTAATAATTCCTTATATAATATTATTATTAGGATACAAAAGAAACGAGAACCTAACTTACCTACTGATATTCTTCGTTTTATCTACCGCAGTATTACCAATAACTACGTATTTCGGCACAGACGAAATAATAATTGCTTATTATTCGGATCATCTTCTTCTTCATGGTCTAAACCCCTATAATCCTCAACTTACTAAAAATGTATTTTCTGTTTACCCGGAAAATACTTCCATATGTGGAACTCCGTATACTACGGGAGGTGTAGTAACAAATCTGAATTATCCAGCTTTATATATTCTCTTATATTTACCTTCTTATATTTTTAGTTTCTCGCCAAACTATATAGTCTTTTTCTTCTATTTGTTATTGCCAGTTATAGTTTATTTAAGATTAAAAGAAGCATTTCCCTTTTTTATTTCTGGATATATGTTATCTTATTATTATCTTATCTTCTCAGTTCATGGAGTTGATGACATTATCTGGGTTACATTTCTTTTGTTAAGTTTCTTAATCAAGAACAAGTATTTAAAAGGAGTTTTTTATGGTCTTTCAGTATCCTATAAGCAAGATCCTTTAATATTTCTGCCTTTTTACTTAATACAACTAAAAAAAGATTCTTACCATTTTCTTTTAGCATCTTTTCTCACATTTGTATTAATTAATGGATATTTCATTTTCCTTTCACCATATTATTTCTTTTACGATATACTAACGCCTGTTACAGCAAACATAATACAAATAGGTAGTGGAATTGATCTACTTTCTATCATAGGAGTATTTTACGAATATCCTCTTTTTTATATATCTTCACAAGCTATTATTCTTCTTGTTGGCTTATACTTTACTTGGAAAAAAGAGCTGAAAAGTGAATCGACAGGATTCGTTTATTATATCATGCTATTCATGTATAGAATGCTATACAATTATATCTCATATCTCCCTATATTCACTTACGTAGAAGAAGGGGGAAACGAGAGACGCATTAAGAGAAACCAAAAAATAATAATACCAATTGCTATTCTGTTAATCCTATCTCTCGCACTGTTTTTCCATTATGGATTCTCACAGTATTATAATACGTTGCATATTCAATTACTTAAAATATATAGCAAAGATGGAAAAGTTTATGCCATGCTATTTAACGTTAGTTTTAATGGTGAAGGAAAAATAAAACCATTTTTCAGAATATTTTCCAGCGGAGGATTATATACTGGAAATGGACTTTTATGGGAGTCAAATTCCACATGGCTAGAAAAAGGAGAATCAGAAATAGTATTAGTTTATACCAATTATTCTTATCTCACATTCACTTACAACTCTTACACAATTATTAATGCTTATTATAGTTATTATAATGCTTATTTTACGATACATTAA
- a CDS encoding clan AA aspartic protease: protein MALVLNCFRINNRPEVEVELIDPVKEISEKIKAIIDTGFSGWVLVPGSIYSRLASLELAEDNWRTYSTLSGNIKMRTAKCIIKIGDVRIMGYIESPTFGREMTLLEREVLKKLKVEIKKGEEICIEDP, encoded by the coding sequence ATGGCTTTGGTCCTCAATTGCTTCAGAATAAATAATAGACCAGAAGTTGAAGTTGAACTTATTGACCCAGTAAAGGAAATTTCTGAGAAAATTAAGGCGATAATCGATACAGGTTTTTCCGGATGGGTTTTAGTACCTGGTAGTATTTATTCTCGCTTAGCTTCTCTTGAATTGGCGGAAGATAATTGGAGAACATATTCTACTCTTTCTGGAAATATTAAAATGAGAACTGCAAAGTGTATCATTAAAATTGGGGATGTAAGAATAATGGGATATATTGAATCACCTACTTTTGGTAGAGAAATGACTCTACTAGAGAGAGAAGTATTAAAAAAGCTTAAAGTCGAAATTAAAAAAGGAGAAGAAATTTGCATAGAAGATCCTTAA
- a CDS encoding aldose 1-epimerase — MKLRKGNMEIDVLTKGAYLYSFSVNGKDILLRGNLYRLTRGGMAILIPFANRVKGGEYEFEGVKYTLPKNKEGNAIHGLVLDKIFTIKEIGEDFVTLSYDLSHNGYPTKLHIEIKYEVNESSLMTTFLVKNIGDRKAPLTVGAHPYFIVSNDWDIYPKEVKQCIMKNNIPTGEIINSTLSHKDYDDCFLVEEDVKLVSSHSSILIKRENLPFIQIYSGVKGALAIEPMSGAPDAYHNGLGLKIINPGEEMKFSFKVEVIS, encoded by the coding sequence ATGAAGTTAAGAAAAGGTAATATGGAAATTGACGTATTAACAAAGGGTGCTTATTTATACTCTTTTTCCGTAAATGGGAAAGATATTCTTCTTCGTGGTAATCTTTACAGATTAACTAGAGGAGGAATGGCAATTCTAATACCTTTTGCTAATAGAGTAAAAGGAGGAGAATATGAATTTGAAGGGGTAAAATACACTTTGCCTAAAAATAAGGAGGGTAATGCAATTCATGGTCTTGTACTAGATAAGATCTTCACTATTAAAGAAATAGGTGAGGATTTTGTTACTCTTTCTTATGACTTATCTCATAATGGTTATCCTACAAAACTTCATATAGAGATTAAATATGAAGTGAATGAATCTAGTCTTATGACTACATTCTTAGTAAAGAATATAGGAGATAGAAAAGCCCCATTAACAGTTGGGGCTCATCCTTACTTTATAGTTTCTAACGATTGGGATATTTATCCTAAGGAGGTTAAGCAGTGTATAATGAAAAACAATATACCTACTGGTGAAATTATTAACTCCACTCTATCTCACAAAGATTATGATGACTGTTTTTTAGTTGAGGAAGATGTAAAGTTAGTTTCTTCTCATTCTTCTATATTAATAAAGAGGGAAAATTTACCATTTATTCAAATATACAGTGGTGTTAAAGGTGCTTTAGCGATAGAGCCAATGAGTGGAGCACCAGATGCTTATCACAACGGTTTAGGCTTAAAGATAATTAACCCGGGGGAAGAAATGAAGTTTTCCTTTAAAGTAGAAGTAATTTCATAA
- a CDS encoding STK_08120 family protein: MKELQYDLECNCEVPRFIIMRYFADPVKLVESMKAIKSVKQLDDNSWELEAKWLFYKARLTLRRILKYDEVIYFIEKQDGKIKGSSYIRFIILPNRILKKYVIKSLFVYEGSLGTLVEFLAEGYYRRLEKEFEKEINNLVRQAVSS, from the coding sequence ATGAAAGAATTACAATATGACTTAGAATGTAATTGTGAAGTTCCTAGATTTATTATTATGAGATACTTTGCCGATCCAGTCAAGCTAGTTGAGAGTATGAAGGCTATTAAAAGCGTTAAACAACTTGACGATAATAGTTGGGAATTAGAAGCTAAATGGTTATTTTATAAAGCAAGGTTAACTCTGAGGAGAATACTAAAATATGATGAGGTGATTTATTTTATTGAAAAGCAAGACGGTAAAATAAAAGGTTCCTCTTATATTAGGTTTATAATTTTACCTAATAGGATCCTCAAAAAGTACGTTATCAAATCTTTATTTGTATATGAAGGATCTTTAGGTACTTTAGTAGAATTCTTAGCTGAAGGGTATTATAGGAGGTTGGAAAAAGAATTTGAGAAAGAAATTAATAATTTAGTTCGACAGGCTGTATCATCATAA
- a CDS encoding VapB-type antitoxin, protein MAIISIRVDDDLKKKMDELSYINWSEVIRSKIKEVIEEEERKKEKKDYKRIAEASLRSLEFYQIYGGKRSEETIREFRDKNWQL, encoded by the coding sequence ATGGCTATAATAAGTATTAGAGTTGATGATGATTTGAAAAAGAAGATGGATGAGTTAAGTTATATTAATTGGAGTGAAGTAATTAGGAGTAAAATTAAAGAGGTAATTGAGGAAGAAGAAAGGAAAAAGGAAAAGAAAGATTATAAAAGGATTGCTGAAGCATCCCTTAGATCGCTGGAGTTCTATCAAATTTATGGTGGTAAAAGAAGTGAAGAGACAATAAGGGAATTTAGGGATAAAAATTGGCAATTGTAA
- a CDS encoding nucleotidyltransferase domain-containing protein, producing MSSWVKDKFAHLRRWREYAEIIAKASKELDPQAKVYVFGGVAEDRVTVLSDIDILVLISRPLTSKERLFLKQEIMIRAMDKYGLPFDAPVELHVVDEERAKSYFAHAKKMIEIA from the coding sequence ATGTCAAGTTGGGTAAAGGATAAATTTGCTCACTTAAGAAGATGGAGGGAATATGCTGAGATTATTGCCAAGGCTTCTAAAGAGTTAGACCCACAAGCTAAGGTTTACGTTTTTGGTGGAGTTGCTGAAGATAGGGTGACAGTGCTTAGCGATATTGACATTTTAGTTCTAATTTCAAGACCGTTAACTAGTAAGGAAAGACTTTTTCTAAAACAAGAAATAATGATAAGGGCTATGGATAAATATGGTTTACCTTTTGATGCTCCAGTTGAGCTTCACGTTGTTGATGAGGAAAGGGCAAAAAGTTATTTCGCTCATGCTAAGAAAATGATTGAAATTGCATAA
- a CDS encoding HEPN domain-containing protein produces MSGIKVQRQKRRALDFLTDAKNDINRGSYDIAIFHAEEALQLYTKAVIFELFGIEFRSYDVRTLLSRLSQLLRENEFSTLADKIDSLSVEYRRILINLEDSYSEARYGEEEYDKSQAEEAVDVVEKIINELEEIAKDVKLGKG; encoded by the coding sequence GTGAGTGGAATTAAAGTACAAAGACAGAAAAGGAGAGCTTTAGATTTTCTAACAGATGCTAAAAATGATATAAACAGAGGTTCTTATGATATTGCAATTTTTCATGCTGAGGAAGCTTTACAACTATATACCAAGGCTGTAATTTTTGAGCTTTTTGGAATTGAGTTTAGGTCTTACGATGTCAGAACTTTACTTTCCCGCTTATCTCAGCTTCTGAGAGAAAACGAATTTTCTACTCTTGCTGACAAGATAGATTCCCTTTCTGTTGAATATCGAAGAATTCTAATAAACCTTGAAGACTCTTATAGTGAAGCTAGATATGGAGAAGAGGAATATGATAAATCACAAGCTGAAGAAGCAGTAGATGTTGTAGAAAAGATTATAAATGAGTTAGAGGAGATTGCTAAAGATGTCAAGTTGGGTAAAGGATAA